One genomic window of Moorella glycerini includes the following:
- a CDS encoding peptidoglycan D,D-transpeptidase FtsI family protein translates to MKTGVRRLALATGAIFVILIVHLTYIQAIAGERLYLNPLNPRLNLVEQQTQRGAIYDRAGRVLARTVGNPGQFQRQYPYGPATALVVGYVSGRFGSGGLEASRDGDLLGLTGWQHLLNQGRRLMGQVARGNDLNLTLDAELQRLATSLLAGRRGAAVALDPRTGAVLALASSPAFDPNRLEEEWQQINSPGAGSPLLNRAIQGLYPPGSIMKLVTATAALEVDPGILQRDFYCPGYLEVQGWKLTCPRPHGHLNFQQAMMYSCNVTFATLALEAGVDKFKETAALYGFDQPLKFDLPVEVSRLPGRLDASALAEGAIGQGAVLATPLQMAMVTAAIANKGILMQPYLVEKVTAAGGRLLWQAVPRPLQVVTGAKVAADIKETMVATVNGGTATAASLPGIQVAAKTGSAQNPGGEAHAWLVAFAPAEEPRIAVAVVVENAGAGGVVAAPLAREILAAALRR, encoded by the coding sequence ATGAAAACCGGGGTGCGCCGCCTGGCCCTGGCGACAGGCGCAATTTTTGTCATTCTTATTGTTCACCTGACCTACATTCAGGCCATAGCCGGCGAGAGGTTATATTTAAACCCGCTAAATCCGCGCTTAAACCTGGTGGAGCAGCAAACCCAGCGCGGGGCGATTTATGATCGCGCCGGCAGGGTCCTGGCCCGGACAGTGGGGAACCCGGGCCAGTTCCAGCGCCAGTACCCCTACGGCCCGGCAACAGCCCTGGTGGTGGGGTATGTTTCCGGGCGCTTTGGCAGCGGTGGCCTGGAAGCCAGCCGGGATGGGGACCTCCTGGGTCTTACCGGCTGGCAGCACCTCCTTAATCAAGGGCGGCGTTTAATGGGCCAGGTGGCCCGGGGTAATGACCTGAACCTGACCCTGGATGCCGAATTACAACGCCTGGCCACCAGCTTGCTGGCCGGCCGGCGGGGAGCCGCTGTGGCCCTGGACCCGCGCACCGGTGCCGTCCTGGCCCTGGCCAGCAGCCCGGCCTTTGACCCCAACCGGCTGGAGGAGGAATGGCAGCAGATTAATAGCCCCGGCGCCGGCAGTCCCCTGTTGAACCGGGCCATCCAGGGCCTCTATCCCCCTGGTTCGATTATGAAGCTGGTAACGGCCACCGCGGCCCTGGAAGTCGACCCTGGTATTTTGCAGCGTGATTTCTACTGCCCGGGTTACCTGGAGGTCCAGGGTTGGAAGCTTACCTGTCCCCGGCCCCATGGCCACCTGAATTTCCAGCAGGCCATGATGTATTCCTGCAATGTTACCTTTGCCACCCTGGCCCTGGAAGCCGGGGTAGATAAATTCAAAGAAACGGCGGCCCTGTATGGCTTTGATCAACCTTTAAAATTCGACCTGCCAGTCGAGGTATCCCGGCTGCCGGGCCGCCTGGATGCCAGCGCCCTGGCAGAGGGTGCCATTGGCCAGGGAGCCGTCCTGGCAACGCCCCTGCAAATGGCCATGGTCACGGCGGCCATTGCCAATAAGGGTATCTTAATGCAACCTTACCTGGTCGAGAAGGTAACGGCAGCAGGTGGCCGGCTCCTCTGGCAGGCTGTGCCGCGGCCGCTCCAGGTGGTAACCGGGGCTAAAGTAGCGGCGGATATTAAAGAAACCATGGTGGCTACAGTTAACGGTGGGACAGCTACGGCCGCGAGCTTACCGGGGATCCAGGTGGCGGCCAAAACAGGCTCAGCCCAGAACCCCGGGGGGGAAGCCCACGCCTGGCTGGTGGCCTTTGCCCCGGCGGAAGAACCCCGGATCGCTGTAGCCGTAGTAGTGGAAAATGCCGGTGCGGGCGGTGTTGTAGCAGCTCCCCTGGCCCGGGAAATTCTGGCGGCAGCCTTGAGGCGGTGA
- a CDS encoding FtsW/RodA/SpoVE family cell cycle protein, producing MISSDAGTNRGQEMALLIWPSLILAAGYGYMVTFASHQPGWQPAYALALLLGGFWGVHLILRVTRHGGDQFLLPLAACLTALGLIFLFRLDPDLAYRQIIWTILGLLVLIVVAIGFRDYQRLEQYPYLFLSLGLFFLFTTVLAGTRIGGAKSWLTLGSFRMQPVEAVKVLMVMYLAGYLSDKRELLVQGAGRISWGPLLVAVALAVLLLVLQRDLGSALILLVTFLAMLYLATGKLRFCVAGGALFSLGAVMAYLAFPYLRARIAVWINPWADYTGAGYQVVQALITLGSGGIFGTGLGLGYSQVIPAVATDFIFATMGEEMGLMGSVGVIFLYLLFALRGFRAALRAPEEQGMLLAGGLTVLCTFQALVIMAGVSKLLPLTGVTLPFVSYGGSSLVISYLLLALLLNVSAAGREAKP from the coding sequence ATGATTAGCAGCGATGCCGGCACGAACCGGGGGCAGGAGATGGCCCTGCTCATCTGGCCGTCTTTAATCCTGGCTGCGGGGTACGGTTATATGGTAACCTTTGCCTCCCACCAACCAGGCTGGCAGCCGGCCTATGCCCTGGCCCTGCTACTGGGGGGCTTCTGGGGGGTGCACCTGATTTTAAGGGTTACCCGCCATGGCGGCGATCAATTTCTCCTTCCCCTGGCGGCCTGCCTGACGGCCCTGGGCCTTATCTTCTTGTTCCGCCTGGACCCCGATCTCGCTTACCGCCAGATTATCTGGACCATACTGGGGCTTTTAGTCCTGATAGTCGTAGCCATTGGTTTTCGGGATTACCAGCGCCTGGAGCAGTACCCCTACCTCTTTTTATCCCTGGGGCTTTTTTTCCTCTTCACTACCGTCCTGGCAGGGACGCGCATCGGTGGGGCCAAGAGCTGGTTGACCCTTGGTTCCTTCCGCATGCAACCGGTAGAAGCTGTCAAGGTCCTCATGGTCATGTACCTGGCCGGCTATTTAAGTGACAAAAGGGAGCTGCTGGTCCAGGGAGCCGGGCGGATATCCTGGGGCCCCCTCCTGGTGGCCGTAGCCCTGGCCGTTTTATTGCTGGTCCTGCAGCGGGACCTGGGTTCAGCCCTGATTCTCCTCGTTACTTTCCTGGCCATGCTTTACCTGGCCACCGGGAAATTACGCTTTTGTGTGGCGGGAGGAGCCTTGTTTAGCCTGGGGGCGGTAATGGCTTACCTGGCTTTTCCCTATCTCCGGGCGCGCATTGCCGTCTGGATCAACCCCTGGGCTGATTATACCGGGGCAGGTTACCAGGTTGTCCAGGCCCTGATCACCCTGGGCAGCGGCGGTATCTTTGGTACCGGCCTGGGCCTGGGTTATTCCCAGGTGATCCCGGCCGTAGCCACGGACTTTATTTTTGCTACCATGGGCGAGGAAATGGGATTAATGGGCAGCGTGGGGGTTATCTTCCTCTACCTGTTATTCGCCCTGCGAGGTTTCCGGGCCGCCCTCCGGGCCCCCGAAGAACAGGGCATGTTGCTGGCCGGCGGGCTGACCGTCCTCTGTACTTTCCAGGCCCTGGTCATTATGGCCGGGGTCAGCAAGCTCCTGCCCCTGACGGGGGTGACCCTGCCCTTTGTCAGTTACGGCGGCAGTTCCCTGGTGATCAGCTACCTGCTGCTGGCTTTACTCCTCAATGTCAGCGCTGCCGGCCGGGAGGCCAAACCATGA